Below is a window of Pochonia chlamydosporia 170 chromosome 7, whole genome shotgun sequence DNA.
GCTATTCAACACAACACAGCCGAATTGAAGCATGcgtacctacctaggtagtcaacGATGGCTCTCACCACAGAATGACTTGATGCTTTCGGACATTGGGGGCTGTTGGACCCGCTTCGGCTGATCCGGAAAGAACCCTCACAACCCATTCTCCGCCTCAGAGGGAGCATTATTGGCATGGCAAAGGCCGATAATTGGCAAAACAACGGCCGAGAACAAATGACGACACCATTGCGCTGGTAGTTGGGACTTGGTGGCATTTTATGAGGTCCACAGAAGAGCCGGTAGGTTCATGTTTGGCCCCATCCGGCGCCCTCAAAACGAACATAGCTTTACCAGTCGCTGGTCGGCCATCTGAAGGTCCCGAGACACATGGAGATGGCGCAGCCACGAAAGCAAGGATAGCTGGCGGCAGGTGAAACCACAGGGCTGTGAGGATGCTGGaagtgtttggtgtttgttcGGCAGAGCCCAGTTGGGGGTGCAGGTCGTGTCAGGgttcttctcatcaacaagctgCCCGCACCAGATGACTGGCCATCAacacagcaacagccacagcagcaaccCTGTGGCCGCGTGTGTCAATGCACATCTTCCACAAACAAACGGCGGCAATCTGGTTACCTCTGGCAGCCAAATGCGCCTTACATGCGTCAGATGGAACAAACAACCGTTTTTGCCAGTCTGATCATGGCGCGGCGCAGTCTACCAAAATCACAGGCGCTTGTTGAGAAATCATACCACTCGTGCTCTGATGCTGGCGCAAATGCCCAAGAGACTGGAGCTCCTTTCACTAAGCCCTCCATCTTTGGCGGGAAATATCGACCAGAGGATTCACGCCGTTGGTCCAAAACAGATTAGCGAGCTTGGTGAAGCATTTATGGTTGGTcggagctggaggagcttgCCATAGCTAGCGGAGACAAGCCGGCTTGGACGAGCAGCAAAAACTGGGTTTTGGTCTCTCGGCGCCAGGCAAGCCCGGTGAGGTCATACATCATACATCATCCATTTGCTTGACCCCCTTGCAACTGCCGATCGCTCCGAGAGGCAGAGTCCAGACGGTCTCCCCAGCAGCGCCAAACAGTCAcagcagccatcatggccgaaAGCTCCTGGTTCAGACAAAAAGGGCCCAGTCGCCTGCCTCCCAAAGATCTCTTCCTCCCGGATTTTCATCCATTAGCAAAATAATTCTACTGCTTTGGCGAATATCGATTTCCGCGTGTGACATCTTGAGAACATCTCCCACGACTAACACCACGCTCATCTCAGCCAGTAGCGTTCCTCTACTTCATTGATCACCCTCACTACGCCCTGTCATTGTCTTACTCTGCTGGGCGCGCTACAACCATATTTTACGCACTGAATCAACCCACCTGCCAAGAGCCAACCCTTCCGTCTCATTGCAGGCTCTTCGATACTTAAAAGACATTTCAACTCCTCACAAGGCGGCACGGAAACCACCCTCTGTACTTCTCGATAACTCATACCATCCGCCAAAATGTCCGGCTTTCTGAATGTCATTGTCCGCGGTTGTGGTCTCCTATGGACCCTACTCATCACTGCCCTTATTGGTAACGTCATTGCCAGTAATGTGAACGGACCGATGGCCACCATCAATTTCACCATGTTTGTCGCCGCCCTCTCGTGGGTCGCACTCTTGTATGGCATTGCTTCGGCCATCATCTCGAGCTTGAGCGTCGCCATTGTTCTCCTCGCCCTTGATGGCCTGGCTGTTCTCTTCACCTTTATCGATGGCATTGTCCTCGCTGCCAAGCTTCGGGCACCAAATTGTGGCAACCTCAGACACGCCGACCTTCCAGACAACTGGATCGGCTTTGGTTCCGGAGACACTGAGAAGCGGTGCCGAGAGATCCAGGCCAGCACTGCATTCATGTGGTTTCTCTGGGCTTGCTTCTGCGTTGCGCTCTTCTTCACTGTCAAGGAAGCTCGCGGCGGATTCGGTGGATCGATGCGCTCTGGTAGGCCTAACATGTCCCAGGTCTAAAAGCCTATCCCTCCCCAATAAGGAGCCGGAAATCAGAAATCGGAAACTTGCCTTTccattttgttttcttctcgCCGTGAACCAAATCGAC
It encodes the following:
- a CDS encoding non-classical secretion pathway, nce2 component (similar to Metarhizium robertsii ARSEF 23 XP_007819130.1), yielding MSGFLNVIVRGCGLLWTLLITALIGNVIASNVNGPMATINFTMFVAALSWVALLYGIASAIISSLSVAIVLLALDGLAVLFTFIDGIVLAAKLRAPNCGNLRHADLPDNWIGFGSGDTEKRCREIQASTAFMWFLWACFCVALFFTVKEARGGFGGSMRSGRPNMSQV